The DNA window AATACATGCACCCCATTCGTATTGTTCTAAATAGTTGATCTGCCCTGGAATGTGTCCAGGAACCCTGTAGTCGTCACAATCGAGGAAGACAACGTAATCTCCAGTCGATACCTCAAACAGCTTGTTTCGGGCAATCTGAGAGCCTACAGGAGACTCGTCTTCTTGGATGATCGCCGGAAAGGAAAATTGACGGACTATCTCTCTACCCCGATCGCAATCTCCATTAAGATAGATCAAAACCTCATTAAACTCACCCTGAATTGATTGAAGGCACTGATTTAGATGGGTGGCATTGTGGCAAGGAATTAAACAGGAGGTTTTCATGTCCTTGAAGATTTTTGAAAAGTTGCTTAAATTAGGATTTTCAATCTCCATCTACGGAGGCAAACGAATTTACGTGACAGCTTCTCAGGTGAATAAACATGGGTTGTTAGAGATTAACGGTGTTGGGCCAGATCTTGAACAAGCTATTAGTTCTCTAGAAAAAGAGATGAAAATCAGGGAGTCTTCATGGAAAGAGTAAAACATTATTTTGAGGTAGGAAAAACTTATGTCAATTCAGAAGGGTTAGAGCTTTATTGTTCCAAGATAGAAAAAGGAGGGGCAAGAGATATTATTACTTTGTCTGTAACTGGTAATTCTGGGCGTTTTACTTTTTTTGCAGCGGGAAGTATTTCCGCTCAAAAATGGATTCCTAAATTAGATGTCGAAGTAAATGAGTATATTTCTGAAGAAGAGATTAAAAAGGCAAAAGCTGAACCTACTTTTCTGTTCCGAGATCAATATTTAGAACCCCTTACAGGAGTTGAGCATCCCCATACCAGTCCCCAATCCCCGGAATATCTCCTTGATCAGGAATATCGGTCGGAACCACAAAATCATCTCCCCGATAAATAGCAACAGCATAAATGTGTTTACACCAATTCGGGTAGATTCCCGCTCCTGAACCCGACCAGTCCCGATCAAACTTCCCAGTTCTGGATGTGGGGATTCGATAGTTGAAGACGTTCCCCAGTCCAGAAGTCCCCGTAAACTCAACTTCTGAGATTAATGCCTGCCCTTTTTGATAGCGGGTGTAGGAACTCAGATAATTGCTGTAGTTTTCAATCGGGAAAATCACTGGTTCCCCTCCCCTGCCCTGGCTATCGGGTTGATCAATC is part of the Kovacikia minuta CCNUW1 genome and encodes:
- a CDS encoding SWIM zinc finger family protein; protein product: MGSRHRTSKYNQPGKVSDRYGQGDRRWSFLIRKKKGDDSPKTVINFRNVVVEEVSFYYGPPQIFYSCDCPDYQRAEEATPELIDQPDSQGRGGEPVIFPIENYSNYLSSYTRYQKGQALISEVEFTGTSGLGNVFNYRIPTSRTGKFDRDWSGSGAGIYPNWCKHIYAVAIYRGDDFVVPTDIPDQGDIPGIGDWYGDAQLL